Proteins encoded in a region of the Paucibacter sediminis genome:
- a CDS encoding GGDEF domain-containing protein, which yields MPSTLALDEVLTTLPDRKAMLEQLEQAATQARSSGKVLSLLTLDLDHFKAYQDSQGADAAQAVLLKLADTLSGAIPAGAQLSHLGGDEFVVLLPGHDVLAASAVAEQLRAAVEAAFAGTEGPARLTITLGVAASPAGKDWSARSLLSLADARMTFAKKRLLPHHNLVWAGTLPSDWYTRLDVQAGVWPSV from the coding sequence ATGCCCTCGACCCTGGCCTTGGATGAAGTTCTGACGACACTGCCCGACCGCAAGGCCATGCTGGAACAACTGGAGCAAGCCGCCACGCAAGCGCGCAGCAGCGGCAAGGTGCTCTCCCTGCTGACCCTGGACCTGGACCATTTCAAGGCCTACCAGGACAGCCAGGGCGCCGATGCCGCGCAAGCCGTGCTGCTGAAGCTGGCCGACACGCTGAGCGGCGCCATCCCCGCGGGCGCGCAGCTAAGCCATCTGGGTGGCGATGAATTCGTGGTGCTGCTGCCCGGCCATGATGTGCTCGCCGCCTCGGCCGTGGCCGAGCAATTGCGCGCCGCGGTGGAAGCCGCGTTCGCCGGCACCGAGGGCCCGGCCCGCCTCACCATCACCCTGGGCGTGGCCGCCAGCCCGGCCGGCAAGGACTGGAGCGCACGCAGCCTGCTCTCGCTGGCCGATGCGCGCATGACCTTTGCCAAGAAGCGCCTGCTGCCGCACCACAACCTGGTGTGGGCCGGCACCCTGCCCTCCGACTGGTACACGCGCCTGGACGTGCAGGCGGGGGTCTGGCCCAGCGTTTGA